From the Desulfarculaceae bacterium genome, one window contains:
- a CDS encoding CBS domain-containing protein, which yields MGGTSETPPTDALRLDDEDIYEAMRQAGGYLDITPGDFKQIYSLAFQHAWERLVGGRRASEVMTRPVVSLKAEDSLAQVVHVMAREGVAGVPVLENGFAVGMISEKDVLKLMGGEAGLSFMAVVARCLSGEACGAVPLRRRLAREVMSSPLVKVGPETGVAEIAALMARESVNRIPVVDQDGGLLGIVTRSDLLPRSGEGDQR from the coding sequence TTGGGCGGCACATCCGAAACTCCCCCCACGGACGCACTGCGCTTGGACGACGAGGACATCTATGAGGCCATGCGCCAGGCAGGTGGTTATCTCGACATTACCCCCGGTGATTTCAAGCAGATATATAGCCTGGCCTTCCAACACGCTTGGGAACGCCTGGTCGGCGGACGCCGGGCGAGCGAGGTCATGACCAGGCCGGTGGTGTCCCTGAAGGCGGAGGACAGCCTGGCCCAGGTGGTACACGTCATGGCCCGTGAAGGGGTGGCTGGGGTCCCGGTGCTGGAGAACGGGTTTGCTGTAGGAATGATCTCCGAAAAGGACGTCCTAAAGCTGATGGGCGGCGAGGCCGGGCTGAGCTTCATGGCGGTGGTGGCCCGTTGCCTGTCCGGGGAAGCCTGCGGCGCCGTTCCCTTGCGCCGCCGCCTGGCCCGCGAGGTGATGAGCTCCCCGCTGGTCAAAGTGGGTCCCGAAACCGGCGTGGCCGAGATAGCGGCCCTCATGGCCCGCGAATCCGTCAACCGGATTCCGGTGGTGGACCAGGACGGTGGCTTGCTGGGAATAGTCACCCGCTCCGACCTGCTCCCCCGCTCCGGTGAGGGTGACCAAAGATGA
- a CDS encoding FAD-dependent oxidoreductase translates to MATYDYDLGVLGGGSAGLTLTSGAAQLGAKTLLIEKEPRLGGDCLHYGCVPSKTLIKTARVYHLMKQADRFGLPPVETPPVDFARVRDRIKGVIATIQEHDSEARFCSLGAAVRFGSARFVDEHSVELDGKRISAKAWLIATGSSPAAPPVPGLSETPYITNKEIFYLDKLPESLIVLGAGPIAIEMAQAFARLGSKVSVVQRSGQILSKEDKDLADGVMAALMAEGVEFYLNAKVTGAREVGGRPHLAFTNADGKARELSAERMLVALGRRANLEGLGLEDIGVEFDAKGLKLDARLRTAHKHIYGAGDVTGGNQFTHAAGYEGGVVLANAVLHLPRKTDYTWLPWCTYADPELASIGLNEKAAEAAGLKYTVWSEQFAGNDRALAEGEAEGRIKLILDQDEKILGAQILGLHAGELINEWVAVAGGKVKLSTMAGAMHPYPTLGEISKRVAGDVLAPKLFSDLVKKGLKLFFSTRGRACTPPTGGTAQ, encoded by the coding sequence ATGGCGACGTATGATTACGACCTGGGGGTGCTAGGCGGGGGCTCGGCCGGGCTGACCCTTACCTCGGGCGCGGCCCAGCTGGGGGCCAAGACCCTGCTCATCGAAAAGGAGCCCCGCCTGGGCGGCGATTGCCTGCACTACGGCTGCGTGCCCTCCAAGACCCTGATCAAGACCGCGCGGGTCTATCACTTGATGAAGCAGGCGGACCGCTTCGGCCTTCCGCCGGTGGAGACCCCGCCGGTGGACTTCGCGCGGGTGCGCGACCGCATCAAGGGGGTCATCGCCACCATCCAGGAGCACGACAGCGAGGCCCGATTTTGCTCCCTGGGCGCGGCGGTGCGCTTCGGCTCGGCCCGCTTCGTGGACGAGCACAGCGTGGAGTTGGATGGCAAACGCATCTCGGCCAAGGCCTGGCTCATCGCCACGGGCTCCTCCCCGGCCGCTCCGCCGGTGCCCGGCTTGAGCGAAACGCCCTACATCACTAACAAGGAAATTTTCTACCTGGACAAGTTGCCCGAGTCGCTCATCGTCCTGGGCGCGGGGCCCATCGCCATCGAGATGGCCCAGGCCTTCGCCCGTCTGGGGAGCAAGGTCAGCGTGGTGCAGCGCTCCGGCCAGATCCTCTCCAAAGAGGACAAGGACTTGGCCGACGGGGTGATGGCCGCGCTCATGGCCGAGGGCGTGGAGTTTTACCTCAACGCCAAGGTGACCGGCGCGCGGGAGGTTGGCGGCAGGCCGCACCTGGCCTTCACCAACGCGGACGGCAAGGCCAGGGAGCTGAGCGCCGAGCGTATGCTGGTGGCCTTGGGCCGTAGGGCCAACCTGGAAGGCCTGGGCCTGGAGGACATCGGCGTGGAATTCGACGCCAAGGGCCTCAAGCTGGACGCCCGCCTGCGCACCGCGCACAAGCACATCTACGGCGCGGGCGACGTGACCGGCGGCAACCAGTTCACCCACGCGGCGGGTTACGAAGGCGGGGTGGTGCTGGCCAACGCTGTGCTGCACCTGCCTCGCAAGACGGACTACACCTGGCTGCCCTGGTGCACCTACGCCGACCCCGAGCTGGCCTCCATCGGCCTGAACGAGAAGGCGGCCGAGGCGGCGGGGCTTAAGTACACCGTGTGGAGCGAGCAGTTCGCGGGCAATGACCGGGCCCTGGCCGAGGGCGAGGCCGAGGGGCGCATTAAGCTGATCCTGGATCAGGACGAGAAGATTCTGGGGGCGCAGATATTGGGTCTGCACGCGGGCGAGCTGATCAACGAGTGGGTGGCCGTGGCCGGGGGCAAGGTGAAGCTCTCCACCATGGCCGGGGCCATGCACCCCTATCCCACCCTGGGCGAGATAAGCAAGCGGGTGGCCGGCGACGTGCTGGCCCCCAAGCTTTTTTCGGACCTGGTGAAAAAGGGGCTCAAGCTTTTCTTCTCCACCCGGGGCCGGGCCTGCACCCCGCCCACGGGCGGCACAGCCCAATAG
- a CDS encoding aldo/keto reductase, translated as MVIPTASFGDKDFPVTRVGLGGEGVLRTQDREEEAQAVIEAAIAAGITYFDTAPAYAGSQGYYGQVWPERSEDRARVFQTSKSAARDKDGAWADLENTLATMGVERLDLWQIHDIRTEYEYQRISGPGGALEAFVQAKEQGLARHIGVTGHHDPYLLTKAVLTWPVDAVLLPVNPAEACLEGFLDETLPAARAKGLAAIAMKVLGGGHYLSPRDGLDAEALIRFALAQEVTTVIVGCSTPEEVATLARAGIKGPLPPEGVQRLTGMFRPQARHLAFYRGRY; from the coding sequence ATGGTCATTCCCACCGCCAGCTTCGGAGACAAGGATTTCCCGGTGACCCGGGTGGGCCTGGGCGGCGAGGGGGTGCTGCGCACCCAGGACCGCGAAGAGGAGGCCCAGGCGGTGATCGAGGCGGCCATCGCGGCGGGCATCACCTACTTTGACACCGCCCCGGCCTACGCGGGCAGCCAGGGCTACTACGGCCAAGTCTGGCCAGAGCGGTCCGAGGACCGGGCCCGGGTGTTCCAGACCAGCAAGTCCGCCGCCCGCGACAAGGACGGGGCCTGGGCCGACCTGGAGAACACCCTGGCCACCATGGGGGTGGAGCGCCTGGACCTGTGGCAGATTCACGACATCCGCACCGAGTACGAATATCAGCGCATCTCCGGTCCGGGCGGGGCCCTGGAGGCCTTTGTGCAGGCCAAGGAGCAGGGCCTGGCGCGCCACATCGGGGTTACGGGCCACCACGACCCCTATCTGTTAACCAAGGCGGTGCTCACCTGGCCGGTGGACGCGGTGCTTTTGCCGGTGAACCCGGCCGAGGCCTGCTTGGAAGGCTTTTTGGACGAGACCCTGCCCGCGGCGCGGGCCAAGGGCCTGGCGGCCATTGCCATGAAGGTGCTGGGCGGGGGGCACTATCTTTCGCCCCGGGACGGCCTGGACGCCGAGGCGCTGATCCGCTTTGCCCTGGCCCAGGAGGTGACCACGGTGATCGTGGGATGCTCCACGCCGGAGGAGGTGGCCACCCTGGCCCGGGCCGGAATCAAAGGCCCCTTGCCCCCCGAGGGCGTGCAGCGCCTGACCGGGATGTTCCGGCCCCAGGCGCGCCATCTGGCCTTTTACCGGGGCCGCTACTAG
- a CDS encoding DUF3187 family protein: MLLKFYRIIAAALLALALSAAPAMASETAPSPQSLPFAVPNQSPLALALVPFTPTGAAVAPAGTGRLLLTTAYSSVFVRQGSNRASLDLDMELGYVSLGYEQSLPHGVRLGVELPAAFYWGGFMDGFIESYHRALGLPNGGREQVPQDLVRYRASSRSRTIISQDSSTQGVGDLRLKGAWSLWARPGAALSLLGQVSLPSGDPDKGLGAGGALPALGLTGELTHGRWSLSANALYFYLGYTSLLDPLEPNNVAAGSLSLGWAWSDTLTLRAQLNGATPLLDDTGVEGLDNGMLQILLGVQWVPTHGQLISIAFAEDLIYYTSPDFTLSLSWGWTF; the protein is encoded by the coding sequence ATGTTGCTCAAGTTTTACCGCATAATCGCCGCCGCGCTCCTGGCCCTGGCCCTTAGCGCCGCCCCGGCCATGGCCAGCGAGACCGCTCCCAGCCCCCAGAGCCTGCCCTTCGCGGTGCCCAACCAATCACCCCTGGCCCTGGCCCTGGTGCCCTTCACTCCCACGGGCGCGGCGGTGGCTCCGGCGGGCACGGGCCGCCTGCTGCTCACCACCGCCTACTCCAGCGTGTTCGTGCGCCAGGGCAGCAACCGGGCCAGCCTGGATTTGGACATGGAGCTGGGCTACGTGTCCCTGGGCTATGAGCAGTCCCTGCCCCACGGGGTGCGCCTGGGGGTGGAGCTGCCCGCCGCATTTTACTGGGGCGGCTTTATGGACGGCTTCATCGAATCCTATCACCGCGCCCTGGGCCTGCCCAACGGAGGCCGTGAGCAGGTGCCCCAGGATCTGGTGCGCTACCGGGCATCAAGCCGAAGCCGCACCATCATCAGCCAGGACTCCAGCACCCAGGGCGTGGGTGACCTGCGCCTCAAAGGGGCGTGGAGCCTGTGGGCCCGGCCGGGCGCGGCGCTCAGCCTGTTGGGCCAGGTGAGCCTGCCCAGCGGCGACCCGGACAAGGGCCTGGGGGCCGGGGGAGCCCTGCCCGCCCTGGGCCTGACCGGGGAGCTGACCCACGGCCGCTGGTCCTTGAGCGCCAACGCCCTGTACTTCTATTTGGGCTACACCAGCCTGCTGGACCCCCTGGAACCCAACAACGTGGCCGCCGGGAGCCTGTCCCTGGGCTGGGCCTGGAGCGACACCCTGACCCTGCGGGCCCAGCTAAACGGGGCCACGCCCCTGCTGGACGACACCGGGGTGGAGGGGCTGGACAACGGCATGTTGCAGATTCTCCTGGGCGTGCAGTGGGTCCCGACCCACGGCCAGCTCATCTCCATCGCCTTTGCCGAGGACCTGATCTACTACACCAGCCCGGATTTTACTCTGAGCCTGAGCTGGGGCTGGACCTTTTAA
- a CDS encoding HPP family protein, whose translation MSYWSKMKSSTQSPPGVGLAEILWSWLGSFLGIGLVALLNYHWLAPTGLAMIIGSFGASAVLIYGAIKSPLAQPRNLLGGHVLSAVVGVACVQLLGPHYWLTAALAVSLAIALMHATKTLHPPGGATALIAVIGGPSIQNLGWLYVLVPVAAGAVVMLGVALLVNNLSPRRAYPEFWW comes from the coding sequence ATGAGCTACTGGTCCAAGATGAAAAGCTCCACCCAGAGCCCTCCCGGAGTGGGCCTGGCCGAGATTCTTTGGTCCTGGCTGGGCTCTTTCCTGGGCATCGGGCTGGTTGCCCTGCTCAACTACCACTGGCTGGCCCCCACGGGGCTGGCGATGATTATCGGGTCCTTCGGAGCTTCGGCGGTGCTGATCTACGGTGCGATCAAAAGCCCTTTGGCCCAGCCGCGCAACCTGCTTGGCGGCCACGTGCTCTCCGCCGTGGTGGGGGTGGCCTGCGTACAGCTATTGGGCCCTCATTACTGGCTCACCGCCGCCTTGGCGGTGTCGTTGGCTATCGCCCTGATGCATGCCACCAAGACCCTGCACCCTCCCGGCGGAGCCACCGCCCTCATAGCGGTCATCGGCGGCCCCTCCATCCAAAACCTGGGCTGGCTCTACGTGCTTGTGCCCGTGGCGGCCGGGGCGGTGGTAATGCTGGGCGTTGCCCTGCTGGTCAACAACCTTTCGCCTCGACGCGCTTATCCGGAATTTTGGTGGTAA
- a CDS encoding molybdopterin-dependent oxidoreductase codes for MQPRRKFLALGLGCLAGLNLVLAWPSRGWAALKRQILPAHTKPTGLFNRDPKGIDNRNLSVTPIEQFGTMGQSDLKLDPAKWRLVVQGKLRQPLSLDLATLRARPQMQRTVLLICPGVFSYNAVYQGFSLGKLLEETGLDPMADMVEIRGPNGGYTKIEHFKLSEVLSDKVWLAYQVNGKDLPPKHGFPLRVVAGDHYGDDWVKYVSKITVRATGKRG; via the coding sequence ATGCAGCCAAGACGCAAGTTCCTGGCCCTGGGCCTCGGTTGCCTGGCCGGGCTCAATCTTGTCCTGGCCTGGCCTTCCCGGGGTTGGGCCGCGCTCAAGCGCCAGATCCTGCCGGCCCACACCAAACCCACCGGCCTTTTCAACCGCGACCCCAAGGGCATTGACAACCGCAACCTTTCGGTGACCCCCATCGAGCAGTTCGGCACCATGGGCCAGAGCGACCTCAAGCTGGACCCTGCCAAGTGGCGTTTGGTGGTTCAGGGCAAGCTGAGGCAGCCGCTGAGCCTGGACCTGGCCACGCTGCGGGCCCGGCCCCAGATGCAGCGGACAGTGCTGCTCATCTGCCCGGGGGTGTTCTCCTATAACGCGGTGTATCAGGGCTTCAGCCTGGGCAAGCTGCTGGAGGAGACGGGCCTGGACCCCATGGCCGACATGGTGGAGATTCGCGGGCCCAATGGCGGCTACACCAAGATCGAGCACTTCAAGCTGAGCGAGGTGCTCTCGGACAAGGTGTGGCTGGCCTACCAGGTCAACGGCAAGGACCTGCCTCCCAAGCACGGCTTCCCGCTCAGGGTGGTGGCGGGAGACCACTACGGCGACGACTGGGTCAAGTACGTGAGCAAGATCACGGTTCGGGCCACTGGGAAGAGGGGGTAG
- a CDS encoding glucokinase yields the protein MPSILTADIGATNSRFAHVAGEEDQGLELKNSVWLKTAEAGTFQHLLEQVEASELGLAPKEADLACFAVAGPVIGGTYCQPPWIEWDIDLERDRPAHGLGPSLLINDFVAQAWACRTPAVDDAREVLSGDPDPDGVIGVIGAGTSLGHAALLPGAGGLVLASEFGHAPFPFAGGREREYREFLSGQVDMDQPSNDVTVSGRGLAHVHHFLSGDKLSPKEAGQAMGEDSETVRWMARFYGRACRQWALGCLALGGLYIAGGLAAKLPVLVEHPAFGREFRLAESMVHVLERIPVLLNTNEQSGLWGAAAAALHWRS from the coding sequence ATGCCCAGCATTCTGACCGCGGACATAGGGGCCACCAACAGCCGCTTCGCCCATGTGGCGGGCGAGGAAGACCAAGGCCTGGAGCTCAAGAACAGCGTGTGGCTCAAGACCGCCGAGGCCGGGACCTTTCAGCATCTGCTGGAGCAGGTGGAGGCTTCGGAGCTGGGCCTGGCCCCCAAAGAGGCGGACCTAGCCTGCTTCGCGGTGGCCGGGCCGGTCATAGGCGGCACCTATTGCCAGCCGCCCTGGATCGAGTGGGACATCGACCTGGAGCGCGACCGCCCGGCCCACGGCCTGGGGCCCAGCCTGCTGATCAACGACTTCGTGGCCCAGGCCTGGGCCTGCCGCACCCCGGCGGTGGACGATGCCCGCGAGGTGCTCTCCGGCGACCCGGATCCTGACGGGGTGATCGGGGTGATCGGCGCGGGCACCAGCCTGGGGCACGCCGCCCTCTTGCCCGGCGCGGGCGGTCTGGTGTTGGCCTCGGAGTTCGGTCACGCGCCTTTTCCATTCGCCGGGGGCCGCGAGCGCGAGTACCGCGAGTTCCTCAGCGGCCAGGTGGACATGGACCAGCCCAGCAACGACGTGACCGTGTCGGGCCGGGGCCTGGCTCACGTGCACCACTTCCTGAGCGGCGACAAGCTGAGCCCCAAGGAGGCTGGGCAGGCCATGGGCGAGGACTCGGAGACGGTGCGCTGGATGGCCCGCTTCTATGGCCGGGCCTGCCGCCAGTGGGCCTTGGGCTGCCTGGCCCTGGGCGGGCTCTACATCGCCGGGGGCCTGGCCGCCAAACTGCCGGTCTTGGTGGAGCACCCCGCGTTCGGCCGCGAGTTCCGCCTGGCCGAGAGCATGGTCCACGTCCTGGAGCGCATTCCGGTTTTGCTCAACACCAACGAGCAGAGCGGCCTGTGGGGGGCCGCCGCCGCGGCCCTTCATTGGCGGAGCTGA
- a CDS encoding TVP38/TMEM64 family protein, whose protein sequence is MSRGLIKKLVILGLVVAAVLAFWLLDLGQYFSLSYVKDSRQAFQAYYHAHPALMLGGYFLVYVLVTAFSLPGAVVMTLAGGALFGFWETLLVVSFASSIGATLACFFARFVLGNWVQARFGDKLEAINRGVEREGAFYLFTLRLVPLFPFFVINLVMGLTKMPLRTFYWVSQLGMLPGTMVFTNAGKELGQIDSLGGILSPGLIISFVILGLFPLVVKKGLAWYRRRTGRKQIIE, encoded by the coding sequence ATGAGCCGGGGCCTGATCAAAAAGTTGGTGATCCTGGGTTTGGTGGTGGCGGCGGTCTTGGCCTTTTGGCTGCTGGACCTGGGGCAATACTTTTCCCTGAGCTACGTCAAAGATTCCCGTCAGGCCTTCCAGGCCTATTACCACGCCCACCCGGCCTTGATGCTGGGCGGCTACTTCCTGGTCTACGTGCTGGTCACCGCCTTTTCCCTGCCCGGCGCGGTGGTGATGACCCTGGCGGGCGGGGCCTTGTTCGGCTTCTGGGAGACCCTCTTGGTGGTCTCCTTCGCCTCCAGCATCGGGGCCACCCTGGCCTGCTTCTTCGCCCGCTTCGTCTTGGGCAACTGGGTGCAGGCCCGCTTCGGCGACAAGCTGGAGGCGATCAACCGGGGGGTGGAGCGGGAAGGGGCCTTTTATCTGTTCACCCTGCGCCTGGTGCCGCTGTTCCCCTTCTTCGTTATCAACCTGGTCATGGGCCTGACCAAGATGCCGCTGCGCACCTTCTACTGGGTCAGCCAGCTGGGCATGTTGCCGGGCACCATGGTGTTCACCAACGCGGGCAAGGAGCTGGGCCAGATCGACAGCCTGGGGGGAATCCTCTCGCCCGGGCTGATCATCAGCTTCGTGATCCTGGGTCTGTTCCCGCTGGTGGTCAAAAAGGGCCTGGCCTGGTACCGCCGCCGCACCGGGCGCAAGCAGATCATCGAGTAG
- a CDS encoding class II SORL domain-containing protein, with protein MANFADMIRTDDFKKEKHVPVVEITQKGQPGDPVEIMVSVGKEIAHPNTTAHFINWITLYYMPQGGKFVYCLGRAEFSAHGASTEGPDSIVANTEPVACFKVKLDQPGTLLATSYCNIHGAWEGQAELSW; from the coding sequence ATGGCCAACTTTGCCGATATGATCCGCACCGACGATTTTAAGAAGGAAAAGCACGTGCCGGTGGTGGAGATCACCCAAAAGGGCCAGCCCGGCGACCCGGTGGAAATCATGGTCTCGGTGGGCAAGGAGATCGCCCATCCCAACACCACGGCCCACTTCATCAACTGGATCACCCTCTACTACATGCCCCAGGGCGGCAAGTTCGTCTATTGCCTGGGCCGCGCGGAGTTTTCCGCCCATGGCGCCAGCACCGAGGGGCCGGACAGCATCGTGGCCAACACCGAGCCCGTGGCCTGTTTCAAGGTGAAGCTGGACCAACCGGGCACCCTGCTGGCCACCTCCTATTGCAACATCCACGGCGCCTGGGAGGGCCAGGCCGAGCTCAGCTGGTAA
- a CDS encoding LysR family transcriptional regulator has product MARVQFKLWVEEEGKVLFGEGRLALLQAVHEAGSLAGAARQMSMSYRAAWGRLRASESRLGFSLLERRGKGRREVRLTEQALKLMARHRAMEKEAERLAAKYQKQWDQELAALRGKEGAA; this is encoded by the coding sequence ATGGCGCGGGTGCAGTTCAAGCTTTGGGTCGAGGAGGAGGGCAAGGTCCTGTTCGGCGAAGGCCGCCTGGCCCTGTTGCAGGCGGTGCACGAGGCCGGCTCCCTGGCCGGGGCGGCCCGCCAAATGTCCATGAGCTACCGCGCGGCCTGGGGCCGCCTTCGGGCCTCGGAAAGCCGCCTGGGCTTCAGCCTGCTGGAGCGCCGCGGCAAGGGACGCCGCGAGGTGCGCCTCACCGAACAGGCCCTCAAGCTGATGGCCAGGCACCGGGCCATGGAAAAGGAGGCCGAGCGCTTGGCCGCAAAGTACCAAAAACAGTGGGACCAGGAGCTGGCCGCCCTGCGCGGCAAGGAGGGCGCGGCATGA
- a CDS encoding alpha-hydroxy-acid oxidizing protein — MTLSEIYAQGQAALAEKGLAWVLNAVETGFVLEHDRKVLDSYTFKPRYIDAPAPDTAVEVLGLELATPIIMSAVTMPIPKIAEHGMSLVAEGLKKAGSLLWCGSPVPANLAELCGLGLPVVANAKPFRERGRIFEMIEEFQKAGVTWIGLEIDAAEGTKVGDKPMVADCAPLSLAELREIRREVECPLILKGVLSAEDAAKAAEAEADGIVVSNHGGHTLDYLPHALQVLDEIRAVVRDRLAIVADGGVRRGSDALKCLAMGADLVGVVRPLLWGLAADGADGVHAVVAGLSQELRRTMGLLGAATPRELNRAMLITGP, encoded by the coding sequence ATGACGTTGAGCGAGATTTACGCCCAAGGGCAGGCGGCCCTGGCAGAAAAAGGCCTGGCATGGGTGCTGAACGCGGTGGAAACCGGCTTCGTGCTGGAGCACGACCGCAAGGTGCTGGACTCCTACACCTTCAAGCCGCGCTACATCGACGCGCCCGCGCCCGACACGGCGGTGGAGGTGTTGGGCCTGGAGCTGGCCACGCCCATAATCATGTCCGCGGTTACCATGCCCATCCCCAAGATCGCCGAGCACGGCATGAGCCTGGTGGCCGAAGGGCTCAAGAAGGCGGGCAGCCTGCTCTGGTGCGGCAGCCCGGTGCCCGCCAACCTGGCCGAGCTCTGCGGCCTGGGCCTGCCGGTGGTGGCCAACGCCAAGCCCTTTAGGGAGCGGGGGCGCATCTTCGAAATGATCGAGGAGTTCCAAAAGGCCGGAGTGACCTGGATCGGCCTGGAGATCGACGCGGCCGAAGGCACCAAGGTAGGCGACAAGCCCATGGTGGCCGACTGCGCGCCGCTCAGCCTGGCCGAGCTACGCGAAATTCGCCGCGAAGTGGAGTGCCCACTGATATTGAAGGGCGTGTTGAGCGCGGAGGACGCGGCCAAGGCGGCAGAGGCCGAGGCGGACGGCATCGTGGTGAGCAACCACGGCGGCCACACCCTGGATTATCTGCCTCACGCCTTGCAGGTCTTGGACGAGATACGGGCCGTGGTCCGCGACCGCTTGGCCATCGTGGCCGACGGCGGGGTGCGCCGGGGCAGCGACGCGCTCAAGTGCCTGGCCATGGGGGCCGATCTGGTGGGGGTGGTGCGGCCCCTGCTCTGGGGCCTGGCCGCCGACGGGGCCGACGGGGTGCACGCGGTGGTCGCCGGCTTGAGCCAGGAACTGCGCCGCACCATGGGGCTTTTGGGCGCGGCAACTCCCCGGGAGCTGAACCGCGCCATGCTCATCACCGGGCCTTAG
- a CDS encoding cyclic nucleotide-binding domain-containing protein, whose product MDHLEFLSTVAMLEGLALPELMKLAALARGGEAREGERISTEGKPAEELFILRQGAGELRYELPGRESTSDHALSTLEPGLAWGWSALVPPHIYTLSAYCTSGQCSFLRLGREALEALFEANPRIGYIFMRNLAYIIGQRFNAAQDELARAQGFDQMHQW is encoded by the coding sequence ATGGACCATCTGGAATTCCTGAGCACGGTGGCGATGCTGGAGGGGCTGGCCCTGCCCGAGCTGATGAAGCTGGCCGCCTTGGCCCGGGGCGGCGAGGCCCGCGAAGGCGAGCGTATTTCCACCGAAGGCAAGCCGGCCGAGGAGCTGTTCATCCTGCGGCAGGGCGCGGGCGAGCTGCGTTACGAGCTGCCCGGCCGCGAGTCTACGAGCGACCACGCCCTGTCCACCCTGGAGCCCGGCTTGGCCTGGGGGTGGTCGGCCCTGGTGCCGCCGCATATCTACACCCTCTCGGCCTACTGCACCTCGGGGCAGTGCTCCTTCCTGCGCCTGGGGCGCGAGGCCCTGGAGGCCCTGTTCGAAGCCAACCCGCGCATCGGGTATATTTTTATGCGCAACCTGGCCTACATCATCGGGCAGCGCTTCAACGCGGCCCAGGACGAGCTGGCCCGCGCGCAGGGGTTCGACCAGATGCACCAGTGGTGA
- a CDS encoding HAD-IA family hydrolase, which yields MPFAALICDLDGTLINSLDDLGESMNAVLADDGLPVHPLEAYRYFVGNGVEKLAERALPEDRRDPDTVREMARRMRAVYADNWAVHTRPYDGIPEMLGLAVERGLALAVLSNKVDEFTKIIVPHFFPEFSFAAVAGAKPEVPIKPHPQAALGMAEDLGLEPAQCIFLGDTAVDMNTARRAGMLPVGVLWGFRGEEELRQAGAAAILSHPRELAALLN from the coding sequence GTGCCCTTTGCCGCCCTGATCTGCGACCTGGATGGAACCCTGATCAACAGCCTGGACGACCTGGGCGAGAGCATGAACGCGGTTCTGGCCGACGATGGGCTGCCAGTGCATCCCCTGGAGGCCTACCGCTATTTCGTGGGCAACGGGGTGGAGAAGCTGGCCGAGCGCGCCCTGCCCGAGGACCGGCGCGACCCGGACACGGTGCGCGAGATGGCCCGGCGCATGCGCGCGGTCTATGCCGACAACTGGGCGGTGCACACCCGCCCCTACGATGGCATCCCCGAGATGCTGGGCCTGGCCGTGGAGCGGGGCCTGGCCCTGGCGGTGCTCTCCAACAAAGTGGACGAGTTCACCAAGATCATCGTGCCCCACTTTTTCCCAGAGTTCAGCTTCGCGGCCGTGGCCGGGGCCAAGCCAGAGGTGCCTATCAAGCCACACCCCCAGGCCGCCCTGGGCATGGCAGAAGACCTGGGCCTGGAGCCCGCGCAGTGCATCTTTTTGGGCGACACGGCGGTGGACATGAACACCGCGCGGAGAGCGGGCATGTTGCCCGTGGGCGTGCTGTGGGGCTTCCGGGGGGAAGAGGAACTGCGCCAGGCGGGCGCGGCCGCGATCCTAAGCCACCCCCGCGAGCTGGCCGCGCTGTTGAATTAG
- the fdhD gene encoding formate dehydrogenase accessory sulfurtransferase FdhD, with product MSPQADDPSLTRREVLSLDGPRREARQDEMAREAPCEIRLEGRSHVLLMATPAGLEALALGFLLSEGVVSRPEQVLELSTGRGELPGMGPVHWVDARLEPGLARQARARRVAPAATSCGLCGLESFRDLSGGIAPVASGFTVELAIIQKQFEAMEAEQELFRRSGATHAVALGTAEGQLICVGEDVGRHNALDKAIGMAIKQSRDLGQCVCTVSGRLSMEMVLKAARAGLPVVASVSAATALGQSLGQELGLTLLGFVRGERATLYSHAERVLQEGRPLAGPVPAGL from the coding sequence TTGAGCCCGCAAGCAGACGACCCCTCCCTGACGCGCCGCGAGGTGCTCAGCCTCGACGGCCCCCGCCGGGAGGCCCGCCAAGACGAGATGGCCCGCGAGGCCCCCTGCGAGATACGCCTGGAGGGCCGCTCCCATGTATTGCTCATGGCCACCCCGGCCGGCCTGGAGGCCCTGGCCCTGGGCTTTTTGCTCAGCGAGGGCGTGGTCTCCCGGCCGGAGCAGGTGCTGGAGCTGAGCACCGGCCGCGGTGAGCTGCCCGGCATGGGGCCGGTGCATTGGGTGGACGCCCGCCTGGAGCCCGGCCTGGCCCGCCAGGCCCGCGCCCGCCGGGTGGCCCCGGCGGCCACCTCCTGCGGCCTCTGCGGCCTGGAGTCCTTCCGCGACCTGAGCGGGGGCATCGCGCCGGTGGCTTCCGGGTTCACCGTGGAGCTGGCGATCATCCAAAAACAATTCGAGGCCATGGAAGCGGAACAGGAGCTTTTCCGCCGCTCGGGGGCCACCCATGCCGTGGCCCTGGGCACCGCCGAGGGCCAGCTCATTTGCGTGGGAGAGGACGTGGGCCGTCACAACGCCCTGGACAAGGCCATCGGCATGGCCATCAAACAGAGCCGCGACCTGGGCCAATGCGTGTGCACCGTGTCCGGCCGCCTGAGCATGGAGATGGTGCTCAAGGCGGCCCGGGCCGGGCTGCCGGTGGTGGCCTCGGTCTCGGCGGCCACCGCCCTGGGCCAGAGCCTGGGCCAGGAGCTGGGCCTGACCCTGCTGGGCTTCGTGCGGGGCGAGAGGGCCACTCTCTACAGCCACGCCGAACGCGTGTTGCAAGAGGGCCGCCCCCTGGCAGGCCCGGTCCCGGCGGGTTTGTGA